From a region of the Rhinopithecus roxellana isolate Shanxi Qingling chromosome 8, ASM756505v1, whole genome shotgun sequence genome:
- the RAB3D gene encoding ras-related protein Rab-3D, whose translation MASAGDPPAGPRDAADQNFDYMFKLLLIGNSSVGKTSFLFRYADDSFTPAFVSTVGIDFKVKTVYRHDKRIKLQIWDTAGQERYRTITTAYYRGAMGFLLMYDVANQESFAAVQDWATQIKTYSWDNAQVILVGNKCDLEDERVVPAEDGRRLADDLGFEFFEASAKENINVKQVFERLVDVICEKMNESLEPSSSSGSNGKGPAVGDAPAPQPSSCSC comes from the exons ATGGCATCAGCTGGAGACCCCCCGGCAGGCCCACGGGATGCAGCAGATCAGAACTTCGACTATATGTTCAAACTACTACTGATCGGCAACAGCAGCGTGGGCAAGACTTCCTTCCTGTTCCGATATGCGGACGACTCCTTCACACCCGCCTTCGTCAGCACCGTGGGCATTGACTTCAAGGTCAAGACCGTCTACCGCCATGACAAGAGGATCAAGCTGCAGATCTGG GACACAGCGGGCCAGGAGCGCTACCGCACCATCACCACAGCCTACTACCGGGGAGCCATGGGCTTCCTGCTCATGTATGACGTCGCCAATCAGGAATCCTTTGCCGCCGTGCAGGACTG GGCCACGCAAATCAAGACGTACTCCTGGGACAACGCCCAGGTCATCCTGGTGGGAAACAAGTGTGACCTGGAGGACGAACGTGTCGTGCCTGCCGAGGATGGCCGGAGGCTCGCCGATGACCTTG GTTTCGAGTTCTTTGAAGCCAGCGCCAAGGAGAACATCAATGTGAAGCAGGTCTTCGAGCGCCTGGTGGATGTCATCTGCGAGAAGATGAACGAGTCCCTGGAACCCAGCTCCAGCTCAGGCAGCAACGGGAAAGGCCCGGCCGTGGGGGATGCTCCAGCCCCCCAGCCCAGCAGCTGCAGCTGCTAG